In Symmachiella dynata, the following are encoded in one genomic region:
- a CDS encoding FtsK/SpoIIIE domain-containing protein codes for MSNEDPTTVERRLVTELHDQLNSRNRRWRSAAEQHSSALQAAEELYADGLTALNEELSSAQGVIENEHTVAAADVEAQYNTEAGAARQHHTARTAEINRTYDRAVAVSKKTYDDTAWMVSSVLDDDSGDSPKRKLEELTHTLQNSREHLIENVEALADDIETAKDILQQRRQRHESLLPEVDPVPTEPDAAYECCEKATKRGRAQLLKLRRDVPSQLLTGWRPAVLFVVSSAACFLLAFLLLPPTLIGAGVQQSSLAWIATTAGSAAGLTVVAMVILYAVAASRCESAIQEMEDAFATAELSLHNWRSWSDQELRKKQRRFQQWHDSRIEQRDRTVAQATEKHEANVAHAARQRQADQERLDGEFAAQIEGMEQQRISQMERINSRRQAALASLARRTQQDPETIRSVYETSRQQAEQTYTTETADIVASWNQFWTDCVSTQQDLVQRAAACALSEDALQSDSWQLPEHVPEGIRFGNFDVDISADAAVVEDERVAPAAPLEFPVLLPFASGPSLFLQADGAGRRATNDTLRAVMLRILTSLPAGKVRFTIIDPVGLGEQFSSFMHLADYDELLINSRIWTEGSHIEQRLADLTEHMENVFQTYLRNEYKSIEEYNEFAGEVAEPYHFLVVADFPANIGDVAARRLISIVNSGARCGVNTLMSYDSSRPLPHGTELEDFVGSATHLVWHDDHFEFVGEELAGNALKLDAPPESAQFTQIVRWAGDLSKNARRVEVPFDRIAPAETDMWQHDSRTGIDVPLGRAGATSLQHLRLGRGTSQHVLVAGKTGSGKSTFLHALITNTALHYGPDEVEFYLVDFKKGVEFKAYASGHLPHARVIAIESDREFGVSVLQRLDAVLTERGELFRAHGVQDVEMFRNALPDERMPRIMLLVDEFQEFFTEDDKLSQNASLLLDRLVRQGRAFGIHVLLGSQSLGGAYSLARSTLGQVAVRIALQCSEADAHLILSEDNTAARLLTRPGEAIYNDANGLLDGNHPFQIAWLNDEQRSEKLRRMYNATLRGGLTQQPPVVFEGNIPSDPQNNSEINELISAFPPSTPPTRGRVWLGEPVELKAASAVEFPQQAGSNLLITGQSIDSALGIMTSCLSSLGYQYPPPDEADQSAVQFHVLDALASEHGSLDMWKQAVGPTRHNVDVGGPDAVERMVDELVAVVDRRLESPHEPAPPIYFFAVNLSGFRELRKDDDDFGSWGGSDDKPPSASKQFAKILTDGPTVGVHVLMWCDSYNNVSRWLGNKLLKEIEIRVCFRMNANDSSQIIDTPAAGRLGPNRALLYHDSTGETEKFRPYGVLLEPAPLPTTTAKVPQKGKDEPGGNWNSLEMFSVN; via the coding sequence ATGTCGAACGAGGATCCGACAACTGTTGAGCGGCGGTTGGTTACTGAATTGCATGACCAACTCAATTCGAGGAATCGCCGTTGGCGAAGCGCGGCAGAACAACACAGCAGCGCGCTACAAGCCGCCGAAGAACTCTATGCCGATGGCCTCACTGCGCTGAACGAAGAGTTGTCCTCCGCACAGGGTGTGATTGAAAATGAACATACCGTTGCAGCCGCGGACGTGGAGGCGCAATACAACACCGAAGCAGGCGCAGCCCGCCAACACCACACCGCGCGAACGGCCGAAATCAACCGGACATATGACCGAGCCGTCGCCGTCTCAAAAAAGACGTACGATGACACGGCTTGGATGGTCTCGTCGGTGCTGGATGACGATTCCGGCGATAGCCCCAAACGCAAGCTGGAAGAGTTGACGCACACGCTGCAAAACAGCCGCGAACACTTGATCGAAAACGTCGAAGCTCTCGCCGACGACATTGAGACAGCCAAAGATATTTTGCAACAACGACGGCAACGGCATGAGAGTCTGCTTCCCGAAGTGGACCCCGTCCCCACCGAACCGGACGCGGCCTACGAATGCTGTGAGAAGGCGACCAAACGGGGCCGAGCGCAATTATTAAAATTGCGGCGGGATGTGCCCTCACAATTATTAACCGGATGGCGCCCGGCTGTTTTGTTCGTTGTGTCCAGCGCGGCGTGCTTTCTATTGGCATTCCTACTTTTACCACCAACATTAATCGGCGCGGGGGTTCAACAATCCAGTCTCGCATGGATCGCCACAACTGCAGGCAGCGCCGCAGGGTTGACCGTCGTCGCAATGGTGATTTTGTATGCCGTTGCCGCCAGTCGCTGCGAATCAGCGATCCAGGAAATGGAAGACGCCTTTGCCACGGCGGAATTGTCGCTGCACAACTGGCGGTCGTGGTCGGACCAGGAACTGCGCAAGAAACAACGGCGGTTTCAACAATGGCATGACTCGCGGATCGAACAGCGCGACCGCACCGTCGCACAGGCCACTGAAAAACATGAAGCCAACGTGGCCCATGCCGCACGGCAACGACAAGCGGACCAGGAACGACTCGATGGCGAATTTGCCGCACAAATTGAGGGGATGGAACAACAACGCATTTCCCAAATGGAACGGATCAACTCCCGCCGGCAAGCCGCACTGGCGAGCTTAGCCCGTCGCACACAACAGGATCCTGAGACGATTCGGTCAGTGTACGAAACGTCTCGACAACAGGCCGAACAGACGTACACAACCGAGACGGCTGACATCGTCGCCAGCTGGAACCAGTTTTGGACCGATTGCGTTTCCACACAGCAAGACCTTGTCCAGCGTGCGGCCGCCTGCGCTTTGTCTGAAGATGCCCTACAAAGCGATTCCTGGCAACTGCCGGAGCACGTTCCGGAGGGAATTCGGTTTGGGAACTTTGATGTCGATATCAGTGCCGATGCGGCGGTGGTGGAGGATGAACGGGTGGCCCCGGCTGCTCCCTTGGAGTTCCCGGTTCTGCTTCCCTTCGCCAGCGGACCGTCATTGTTTTTACAGGCCGACGGCGCCGGACGCCGCGCAACCAACGACACGCTGCGGGCTGTGATGCTGCGGATTTTAACATCACTTCCGGCCGGCAAGGTGCGGTTTACCATCATCGATCCGGTGGGATTGGGCGAGCAGTTTTCATCGTTCATGCATCTGGCCGATTACGACGAATTGCTAATCAATAGCCGGATTTGGACCGAAGGTTCGCACATCGAGCAACGGCTGGCCGATTTGACTGAACATATGGAAAACGTTTTCCAAACCTACCTGCGGAATGAATACAAATCGATCGAGGAATACAACGAGTTCGCCGGTGAAGTCGCCGAGCCGTACCACTTTCTGGTCGTCGCCGACTTTCCAGCCAACATCGGCGATGTCGCCGCGCGACGGCTCATCAGCATCGTCAATAGCGGCGCTCGCTGCGGCGTGAATACCTTAATGAGTTACGACTCCTCACGGCCGTTGCCACACGGAACTGAACTCGAAGATTTTGTCGGCAGCGCAACCCATCTGGTTTGGCACGATGATCACTTTGAATTTGTGGGGGAAGAACTGGCCGGCAACGCCTTAAAACTCGACGCTCCCCCCGAATCGGCCCAGTTCACACAGATCGTTCGCTGGGCAGGAGACCTCTCCAAAAACGCACGTCGCGTCGAAGTCCCCTTTGACAGGATCGCTCCGGCCGAGACCGACATGTGGCAACACGATAGCCGCACCGGGATCGACGTTCCATTGGGACGCGCGGGGGCAACGAGCCTGCAACATCTGCGGCTCGGGCGTGGCACGTCGCAACACGTATTGGTCGCAGGAAAAACCGGTTCGGGAAAATCGACCTTCCTCCACGCACTGATCACCAATACAGCGCTGCACTACGGCCCGGATGAGGTCGAATTCTACTTGGTCGATTTCAAAAAGGGTGTCGAATTCAAAGCGTACGCTTCCGGCCATCTGCCGCACGCCCGCGTGATTGCGATCGAAAGTGATCGTGAATTTGGTGTCAGCGTCTTGCAACGCCTTGATGCCGTACTCACCGAACGTGGTGAATTGTTCCGCGCCCACGGGGTGCAGGATGTGGAGATGTTCCGCAATGCCCTGCCCGACGAACGTATGCCTCGCATTATGCTACTGGTCGACGAATTCCAAGAGTTCTTCACCGAAGACGACAAGCTGTCGCAAAACGCGTCGTTGTTGCTGGACCGACTAGTGCGGCAAGGGCGGGCGTTTGGGATTCACGTTTTGCTCGGCTCCCAGTCATTGGGAGGCGCGTATTCCTTGGCACGCAGCACCCTGGGCCAAGTCGCGGTGCGGATCGCGCTGCAATGTAGCGAAGCGGATGCGCATTTGATTCTCAGTGAAGACAACACGGCCGCGCGGTTGCTCACGCGACCGGGCGAAGCGATCTATAACGACGCCAATGGATTGCTGGACGGCAATCATCCCTTCCAGATCGCTTGGCTAAACGACGAACAACGCTCCGAAAAACTGCGGCGGATGTACAATGCGACCCTACGCGGCGGCCTGACACAGCAACCGCCTGTGGTGTTTGAAGGCAATATCCCCTCGGATCCGCAGAATAACTCTGAAATCAACGAACTCATCAGCGCCTTTCCGCCATCAACCCCACCAACGCGCGGCCGCGTGTGGTTGGGCGAACCGGTGGAACTCAAAGCCGCCTCAGCGGTCGAGTTTCCCCAACAAGCGGGAAGCAATTTGCTGATTACCGGACAGAGCATCGATTCCGCACTGGGTATCATGACCTCGTGTCTGAGCAGCCTGGGCTATCAATACCCGCCGCCCGACGAAGCGGACCAGTCCGCTGTGCAATTCCACGTTCTCGATGCGCTCGCTAGCGAACATGGTTCACTGGACATGTGGAAGCAGGCGGTCGGCCCCACCCGTCACAATGTCGACGTCGGGGGACCGGATGCGGTGGAGCGGATGGTCGATGAACTGGTGGCCGTGGTCGATCGCCGCCTGGAATCGCCGCACGAACCGGCGCCGCCGATTTATTTCTTCGCGGTCAATCTCTCCGGCTTCCGTGAATTGCGCAAGGACGACGACGATTTCGGCTCGTGGGGTGGCAGTGACGATAAGCCGCCGTCAGCCAGCAAGCAATTTGCCAAGATCCTCACCGATGGGCCGACGGTCGGCGTACACGTCTTGATGTGGTGTGATTCCTACAACAACGTCAGTCGTTGGCTGGGAAACAAACTGCTCAAGGAAATCGAAATCCGCGTCTGTTTCCGCATGAACGCCAACGACTCCAGTCAAATCATCGACACGCCCGCCGCCGGTCGTTTGGGACCGAATCGTGCATTGCTCTACCACGATTCGACTGGCGAAACCGAAAAGTTCCGGCCGTACGGTGTGCTCTTGGAGCCGGCGCCATTGCCGACAACAACGGCAAAGGTTCCCCAAAAGGGCAAAGACGAACCGGGGGGCAACTGGAATAGCCTGGAAATGTTTTCGGTGAATTGA
- the pstB gene encoding phosphate ABC transporter ATP-binding protein PstB: MTSNIHSTVDHEPTARSQSAVGSDPLGQDACANASQTTVNDVAAKIEVRDLDFHYGAVRALSNVSIQIPPRRVTALIGPSGCGKSTFLRSINRMNDLIDDTRLEGTILVDQQDIYAPGTDVVELRKQVGMVFQKSNPFPKSIFDNVAYGPRVAGTRHRPALNEIVERSLAQAALWDEVKDRLDESALKLSGGQQQRLCIARALATNPDVLLMDEPASALDPASTARIEDLIFELKEHFTIVIVTHNMQQAARVSDLTAFFFNGELLETGVTADMFTAPKTQKTADYINGRFG; the protein is encoded by the coding sequence ATGACATCCAATATTCATTCTACGGTCGATCACGAACCGACTGCGCGCTCGCAGTCGGCAGTCGGCTCCGACCCCTTGGGTCAGGACGCGTGTGCCAATGCCTCCCAAACCACGGTGAACGATGTGGCGGCAAAAATTGAAGTGCGGGATCTTGATTTTCATTACGGCGCCGTTCGAGCTTTGTCGAATGTTTCGATCCAAATTCCCCCGCGTCGCGTGACGGCCCTCATTGGTCCCAGTGGCTGCGGTAAGTCGACTTTTTTAAGGTCGATCAACCGCATGAATGACTTGATCGATGACACGCGTTTGGAAGGTACGATTCTTGTCGATCAACAAGACATCTATGCCCCCGGCACCGATGTGGTGGAGTTGCGCAAACAAGTCGGCATGGTTTTTCAAAAATCCAATCCGTTTCCGAAGTCCATTTTTGACAATGTGGCTTATGGGCCGCGCGTAGCCGGGACGCGTCACCGCCCGGCCCTGAATGAAATTGTCGAACGCTCGCTGGCCCAGGCGGCGTTGTGGGATGAAGTCAAGGATCGTCTGGACGAGTCGGCGTTGAAACTTTCCGGCGGCCAACAACAGAGGCTGTGTATTGCCCGCGCGCTGGCCACCAATCCCGACGTGCTGCTGATGGACGAACCCGCCTCGGCGCTCGATCCCGCCTCGACGGCGCGGATTGAGGACTTGATCTTCGAGTTGAAAGAGCACTTCACGATCGTGATCGTGACGCACAACATGCAACAAGCGGCTCGCGTCTCGGATCTGACGGCCTTTTTCTTCAACGGCGAATTGCTGGAGACCGGCGTCACGGCCGATATGTTCACAGCCCCCAAAACGCAAAAGACCGCCGATTATATCAACGGTCGATTCGGTTAG
- a CDS encoding WXG100 family type VII secretion target, which translates to MPQAVVDPGELRQFAQTLKKFNVELVDRASGISGQLDALGASWRDQENIKFTEEFKQHLTFLLRFVEANEQHIPYLMRKAERIEEYLQQR; encoded by the coding sequence ATGCCGCAGGCCGTTGTTGATCCGGGTGAACTGAGACAATTTGCACAGACCTTGAAGAAATTCAATGTGGAACTGGTCGATCGCGCCTCCGGGATTTCCGGGCAACTCGACGCCCTCGGTGCCAGTTGGCGGGACCAGGAAAACATCAAATTCACCGAAGAGTTCAAACAGCACCTCACATTTTTGCTCCGCTTTGTCGAAGCCAACGAACAACACATCCCCTATCTGATGCGCAAAGCGGAACGGATTGAGGAATACTTGCAACAACGTTGA